The following proteins are encoded in a genomic region of Ostrea edulis chromosome 7, xbOstEdul1.1, whole genome shotgun sequence:
- the LOC125672877 gene encoding uncharacterized protein LOC125672877 yields MSESPQKRSWKNAVRRSNKFEDLRHQDEGVFNCILRLSQNQVLVEYKSLYLALMQLPNRDFKRAAILQYELARKLGNNRWIGNFRKSCQCDLPDDWIDQNLPSLDGKRLHTKQKSSKLYVTELSRDIRLKEDPTIQVVRENMGPETEPCMMAEPRPSTSSVDSQPPRRSEDRNSRPETRIRTDERRSRPSTRSRGRSSRREERSWTDEGRSWYPREPEERKSCGRQHRPERIDRNQTGYSRCPPDRKVQSNKRTLSVTVRGESPAEKSRQSATSVEYCPLATCSSLDRRVRRHAVQRHMPEIFRIVSADFSVLVKCVLALRWLITTALGEGATLEDAVQVVNASGKITLSAKLNPLHHDLFTQVCGLMNIPAPTQFSLHPVNSPAVLMFWRCILALLDNCSLSLQESFAKFNSEVPYLQPRDQETTLDRPVVVASTAVYPETQTVVEELVMEEVVMVDETSTDEREATGHSCVPAVFDSHFHLDRTCRVIWGHDEGHTVEDLIEFSVSERVEYKPAFPVRVVGGIIVYSEPRTYPDNAFNLQGPWRVAVGVHPKHYHTLTLEKAMKLQQLLDHPQVVALGECGLDRTISPTEWLQQEDVFIKMLRLAKPTQPLVLHLRGPAGDVYGSDVHCRCMMLMEKHCSRDQRIHVHCFMGTADIVEFWQTKFPNVYFGITAAIRYFNNDQLTGLKAIPKSKLLLETDAPYFPLGTSLVSTPAYLGETAAFVAVHLDMRPPDLLQLTLNNSRRLYRV; encoded by the coding sequence ATGTCTGAGAGCCCCCAGAAACGTTCCTGGAAGAATGCTGTGAGGAGGAGTAACAAGTTTGAAGACCTCAGGCATCAGGATGAGGGTGTGTTTAATTGTATTCTGCGATTAAGCCAAAATCAAGTCTTGGTAGAGTACAAAAGCCTTTATCTCGCCCTCATGCAGTTACCTAACCGGGACTTCAAACGTGCTGCCATCCTCCAGTACGAATTGGCTCGGAAATTAGGCAACAACCGGTGGATTGGCAACTTCCGTAAAAGCTGTCAGTGTGATCTGCCGGATGATTGGATTGACCAAAATCTTCCTTCGTTGGATGGTAAGAGGCTCCATACGAAACAAAAATCATCAAAGCTGTATGTGACCGAGTTATCGCGTGACATTCGGCTAAAGGAGGATCCTACTATCCAAGTGGTCCGAGAGAACATGGGTCCGGAAACGGAACCATGTATGATGGCAGAACCTAGACCCTCTACCTCATCTGTAGATTCTCAGCCTCCTAGAAGATCAGAGGATAGGAATTCAAGACCAGAAACGAGGATCAGGACGGATGAGAGAAGATCACGACCTTCCACAAGATCTAGAGGAAGGAGTTCTAGGCGTGAAGAGAGGTCATGGACAGATGAAGGAAGATCATGGTATCCAAGGGAACCAGAGGAAAGGAAGTCTTGTGGTAGGCAACACAGGCCAGAGCGAATTGACCGGAACCAGACTGGATATTCCCGGTGCCCACCAGACAGGAAAGTACAGAGTAATAAGAGAACCCTGTCAGTCACAGTACGTGGTGAGTCACCTGCGGAAAAGTCTAGACAGTCGGCAACATCGGTAGAATATTGTCCATTGGCTACGTGCAGCTCTTTAGATAGAAGAGTTCGGAGGCACGCTGTCCAACGACATATGCCAGAAATATTCCGAATAGTTTCTGCTGATTTTTCCGTTCTGGTTAAGTGCGTTTTAGCCCTGCGGTGGTTGATAACAACAGCCTTAGGAGAAGGAGCCACCTTGGAAGATGCAGTGCAGGTAGTAAACGCATCTGGAAAGATTACTCTGTCGGCCAAGTTGAATCCCCTCCATCATGATCTATTTACTCAGGTTTGTGGCCTGATGAATATTCCAGCACCAACACAGTTTTCATTACATCCAGTAAACTCACCTGCGGTATTGATGTTCTGGAGATGTATCCTGGCACTTTTGGACAATTGCAGCCTATCCTTACAGGAGAGTTTTGCAAAGTTCAATAGTGAAGTACCATACTTGCAGCCTAGAGACCAGGAGACTACGCTTGACAGGCCAGTTGTGGTCGCAAGTACTGCTGTGTATCCAGAAACTCAGACCGTCGTTGAGGAGTTGGTCATGGAAGAGGTTGTGATGGTGGACGAGACTAGCACGGACGAGAGAGAAGCGACCGGACATAGTTGTGTACCAGCTGTGTTTGACAGTCACTTCCACTTGGACCGTACGTGTCGGGTGATCTGGGGACACGATGAGGGACACACGGTAGAAGATCTTATTGAGTTTAGTGTGTCGGAGCGAGTCGAGTATAAACCAGCGTTTCCAGTAAGAGTAGTGGGAGGGATAATCGTCTACAGCGAACCCAGGACGTATCCAGACAATGCCTTCAATTTGCAAGGACCTTGGAGAGTCGCAGTAGGCGTGCACCCGAAACACTATCATACCCTTACATTGGAAAAAGCGATGAAGCTCCAGCAGTTACTGGATCACCCACAGGTTGTGGCGCTAGGAGAGTGTGGGTTGGACCGGACCATATCACCTACTGAATGGCTTCAGCAGGAGGATGTTTTCATCAAGATGCTGAGACTTGCTAAGCCCACCCAACCACTTGTTCTACATTTGCGAGGGCCAGCAGGGGATGTATATGGTTCAGACGTTCACTGTCGTTGCATGATGTTGATGGAGAAGCATTGTAGCAGAGATCAGCGCATACATGTCCATTGCTTCATGGGAACCGCAGATATAGTGGAGTTTTGGCAAACGAAGTTTCCAAATGTATATTTTGGCATTACAGCTGCCATTAGATATTTCAACAACGACCAGCTTACCGGGCTAAAAGCCATTCCAAAAAGTAAACTGTTGTTGGAAACAGATGCTCCGTATTTTCCCTTGGGAACCTCTTTAGTCAGCACACCAGCCTACCTCGGGGAGACTGCAGCTTTTGTGGCAGTTCATTTGGATATGAGACCGCCCGATTTGCTACAGCTCACCTTAAACAACAGCCGGAGATTGTACCGTGTCTAA